The Thermodesulfovibrionales bacterium region CGAACGCTCAAGCGCACGGGAGACCGCAATGAGGGTAGCCCTCGGCGCAGTTGCAAAGAGATTTCTTGCCGAATTTAGGGTCAGGGTCGGGAGCTTTGTAATACAGATAGGAGATCAGGGAACAGAGGTCAGAAGTCTGAAGTCCGACGAAGAGGAATTGTTGTTTCTCTTCACGAAGGCCGAGGCATCGCCAGTCAGGTGTCCTGATGAGGCATCGGCAAAAGGGATGGTTGAGGTTATAGAGAAGGCAATGAAGGAGGGAAACTCTCTCGGCGGTATCTTTGAGGTCTTTGTGACAGGTCTTCCCGTGGGCCTCGGAAGCCATGTCCAGTGGGACCGCAGGATGGATGGGAGGCTTGCGCAGGCGTTGATGTCCATCCAGGCCATTAAGGGAGTCGAGGTTGGAGCGGGGTTTGAAATGGCAGGGCGCTTCGGCTCTGACACCATGGATGAGATATTTTACGGCGTGCAGGGGGAAGGGGGACAGGGGCCGAAGGGGGGCTTTTATCGAAAGACGAATAACGCCGGCGGCATCGAGGGTGGCATGACCAATGGAATGCCGGTGGTGGTCAGGGCAGCGATGAAGCCGATACCCACGCTCAGAAAGCCCCTCAATTCCGTTGACATTCTCACCAAGAGGCCCTTTGAGGCTGCCTACGAACGGTCCGATGTCTGTGCTGTAGCTGCTGCCTCAGTGGTAGGAGAAGCGATGACGGCTCTCACCGTAGCCGACGCCTTCCTCGAAAAGATCGGCGGTGACAGCATGGAGGAGGTTAAGAGGAACTTTGAGGGATACCTGGAGTATCTGAAGCAATTCTGAGATGTGAAGCGTAACTCGTAGGCGGGCTCCAAGTATCGTGCTGAAGGGTCTCACAGGATACCTGCTCGCCGGTATGTCCTTAGAAAAAAAATGGATCTCCAGATGAGAAATATCATCCTTACGGGTTTCATGGGTGTGGGGAAGACTGCCGTCGGCAGGGAGCTTTCGAATATCCTCGGCTGGAAACTCGTCGATGTTGATGAAGAGATCGTAAAGGCAAAGGGTATGAGCATCAACGAGATCTTCAGCCTCTTTGGAGAGCCCCTATTCCGTGATATCGAGACGGAGATGATACGGGAGATCGCAGCGAAAGAAAATATTATCATCTCGACGGGTGGAGGGGCTGTGCTCAGGCAGGAAAATATGGAGATCCTCCGAAAGAGCGGCACGATCGTCGGCCTCTCGGCAAGGCC contains the following coding sequences:
- the aroC gene encoding chorismate synthase → MPGLRFLTSGESHGKALSGIIEGIPANLLLSPADIDCELKRRQSGFGRGGRMKIEADRAEILSGVRWGKTIGSPITLLIENRDHKNWLEGMSSDSAAKDSIPAVTRPRPGHADLAGALKYDQHDIRNILERSSARETAMRVALGAVAKRFLAEFRVRVGSFVIQIGDQGTEVRSLKSDEEELLFLFTKAEASPVRCPDEASAKGMVEVIEKAMKEGNSLGGIFEVFVTGLPVGLGSHVQWDRRMDGRLAQALMSIQAIKGVEVGAGFEMAGRFGSDTMDEIFYGVQGEGGQGPKGGFYRKTNNAGGIEGGMTNGMPVVVRAAMKPIPTLRKPLNSVDILTKRPFEAAYERSDVCAVAAASVVGEAMTALTVADAFLEKIGGDSMEEVKRNFEGYLEYLKQF
- a CDS encoding shikimate kinase; the encoded protein is MRNIILTGFMGVGKTAVGRELSNILGWKLVDVDEEIVKAKGMSINEIFSLFGEPLFRDIETEMIREIAAKENIIISTGGGAVLRQENMEILRKSGTIVGLSARPDTILKRTSANRERPLLQVEDPYQKIRELLDFRRPYYEKADIMIDTESGTPRQIAEEIVKRIKGEG